The Lancefieldella sp. Marseille-Q7238 genomic interval TAGCGCTGCTCCTGCTCAGGAGCAAAGAGATCGCGGTCATACGTATAGAGATCAAAGTCAGGGATATCCTGGTCATTGGTTTTGAATGGCTGCCAAGCTATGCCCTCACCAGCATCATCTACGCGATAGGTGCTCAAATCTTCCTCAAAGCGCAGATACACGGTTCTGAGCGCTCCTGACTGCGAGCCTCCGTATTCGAAGAATGATCTTCCCACATCAGGCATCGCTTCCGTTTTCAAAATAGTGCTCAACGATGCCTTAGCAAATTTGGGAGTGTAGCCGTTCTCTCTTTGTTGAGTAAGCGTTGCGGTGAGAATAACCATCTCTTGCGCGCGGGTAAGAGCAACATACAACAGGCGTACGGCCTCAGCCTGCGCTGCGTCATCCTGAATACGATCAAAATAGAAGCGCCAGTCGCTTAGTGTTCTGCACTCAGACGCTTCTTTGGGAACGTCGAAAGGCTTAGCGCTGACACCAGAAGGTTTAAGGGCAACGATGCGCTTCTCGCCAAGGCGCCCAACAAGACACCGTTTGCGACTTGGAGCTTTATCGTTCAAGTCAGAAAGAGCTCCAACAACAGCGACAATTTTGTACTCTTTACCCTTTGAAGCATGAATTGTCTGAATCTTAACCGCGTCTTGATGTTTATCGTTAAGAACTGAAGGCGCTATTTTCGTTACCTCAAGCCACTGAGAAAACTCTTTTGCAAGCTCTGTAAGCCCTACCTGAAGCTCTTCGTTGAGTTCTCGAACGCGACGAATAGCAGCGAGGATGTTGACAGCCTGTGAGCGTTCCTGAGCGCCTCCCCTCTCAAGCCTCGTAATCCAGCCTGAAGCTCTTACTACCTGCAACAGCACATCAGCCGGATGCTTGCTCTTGATGTCTTCTCGCGCTTGCAAGAGGACTTCAAGCGCACGCTCAAGACGTTTACTAGGCTGAAGATCGTCTTGAAATTCTTGTGACAAAAGACCGCTCTCAATGCCACGTTTGGAAAGAGATCCGTCTTCGGAACCCCAATTGGTTGCGAGCAAGATGAAATCCGATGCCTCAAGCGAGAACATCCCGCTGGTAAGCACAGGAAACAGGCCTTGCTCAGTATCATGGATATCAGCGAGCGCCATAAGCAGCGAGGCGATACTTTGAACTTCCGAGAGTTTACCGAAGCCCGTACCTCCCGAAAGAACGCTTTCGATGCCCCTTTGTCTAAGGGCGTCCATATACAGATTGGCGTGAGAAAGACTGCGCATGAGAATAACGATATCTTTCGCCTTAAACGTACCTTCAGCAATAATCTGAGAAATCCTGTCGGCAAGCTGTTGGGCAGCTACCGCATGGTATACATCAGCTTTGGCGGCCTTTTTGTTGCCTCTTTTTTCAACGGCGGTCAGTTCAATGAGAACACGAGGCACTCCTTGCAGAGGTACGAAGGTATCCGGGTTTTTGCCGGCATGCAGGTCCATAAATCCGGGAATCATACCAGGAGCGTCGCAAACCGTTCTGACAAAACGAAGAATGTCATCATGGCTGCGAAAATTGTCCGTCAGCAGCGGTCTTCTCTCTTCAGGAATCTCTTTTTGCCGATTGAAAAACACCTCGACATCAGCGTCTCTGAAGCCGTAGATTGACTGTTGAGCATCGCCTACGGTTGTCAAAAATCGACCTTCTCTGCCGGAAAGGCGCTTAATCATTCGAACCTGCTGGTCATTGGTATCCTGAAACTCATCAATCATCACAAGCTTGAACATATCGGAGTATTCTTTTTCCAGTTCAGGATAATCCTCAAAAGCGCAGGCGGTTTTATTGAGCAAATCATCATTATCCAGTCCGCCGACCTCTTGTTTTTTTGCGGAAAAACGCTCAACCACCGCCTGTGTGACCTTTACGAGCTGAGGCGCATGTCGATTCGTGTCATACAGTTTGCAAATCGCCTGAAGTTTCTTGCACTCTGACTGCACGTCTTTTGCCAGTTCTTTCGCGGATTTCCATAACCGCGCATTGGGAACCACTTCAAGAAGCTCCACAAGCTCTGCCGCCTTACTTGAGTGAGGCGAGTGCTCAAAAAGATAGGCGCTAATTGTATGCTCTTGCTTGGCAATCTTTGCCACTTCTTTTTCATCGACCCCATTTGATGTATCCGAAAGAAGCTCCACAAGCCCGTCATGGATACCTTCAAGCTCATGATACAGGTCCGGGACCGCGCCCTCTTTTTCTATTGCCAGCTCAATCGAATCGAAGCCGTTCGGCGCGGAAAGCGCTGCCACGGCAAGCTGCTCTATCATGTCATCAAGCGAATGAACCTTACTTTTCCCAGCATAAGCAGTGTCTTTTAATTCAAATGCCGAGAAAAACTCCGCGTACGCGTCATCATCTTTTAAGGAAGTCAAAACTTCCTCAAGAGCGGCTTTTAAGAGCTCGCTGCGTCTGTGATCGCTTAAGACGACAAAATCAGGATCAATGCCTATGTCAAAGGCATGCGCGCGAAGGATGCGGGCGCACATGCTGTGAATGGTGCTGATCCATGCGGAATCTACTTTCAGAGCCTCATCAGCAAGACCTTCTTTTTCAAGCGCCTCTCTTACCCGTTCCTTGATTTCTTTTGCCGCTTCGTTCGTAAAGGTAATAACGAGCGCCTGGTCAAGAGAGTCAAGATAGGCTCCGCCGTTTTCTCCCGAGCCCTCACTCAGCGCCCAGACGATGCGTTGTGTCAGCGTAAACGTTTTGCCCGAACCAGCTCCAGCTGCTATAAACAGAGGCTTATCAAGCGCGAGAACAGCCTTCTTTTGCCCGGATGTAAGCGTGTCGAAGTTAAGAGCCATTAGTTCTTCCTCTCCAGACAATTCATAACCGGGCAATACGTACAGGCTTCTTTATCAAGCGCGCAAGCGCGAATATCGCCGTTGAGCATGCGCTCGACCGCCTGGGCGATTTGAGCCTCCCACGCGTCAAGGCATGCGTTAAACGTTTCAACGTTTTCTCCGACAATGCAAGACTCCATAGTTTTACTCACGCCTTTATCGTCTCCCACGCCGAAGATCCGGTAGATATACGAATCCGGAGCAGCGCCAAGCAGCGCATAGGTGTGACGAGTTCCCATATACATGGCGCCGATTGAGGTAAGGTTGTGAGCTTTCAAGTACTTGCGCACGACCTGCGCGTAAATGATAGCCTGCACATGGCGAGGCAGCCTCTCTGAAGAAAGCTGAACAACGTCCTTCTCGCGCTGCTCATCGACCGTGCTTTGAACCGCGTAGTCCTTAAGAGCGGCGGGGGATTTGTGTTTGTAATCGATAATAACGGCTTCGCCCTTGGCGTTCACATCGATACGGTCAATGGAGCCGTTAAACTCAATGCCTGCATACTGGGCTGATTCTCCCCCATCCATGCCGAACTTCAATTCAAAAAATCTCGGTTCAAACGAAAGGAGCTTATCAGCTTCAAATGACAAAAGCCCATGGAGATCTTCACGCAGTTTTTGCATTTGCTGATGTTGAGAAGCGCTATGGGGAACCAGCCTTTGAGCTCTTCTGCTTTTCTTTTGCGAGGTTGCGTACTGTTCTTCGGCGAGAATATCAAACTGCTCGTCAAGAATCTGAGTAGCCCGCGTGAGCGTATCTGAGGAAACACGCGATAGAGGAAGCGATGTTGTCGCGATATCCCACGTTTGATCGACAGAGAGATTATCCGCCTGCCCCAGCGCTTCTCGAAGAAGCTGCCGATGCGTCAACTCAAGCACGCGATGGACAAAAATTCCTTTTTCAATCCCACCAAAGCCGGCGTCAATCCTGTCAAGTCCGAGGCGCTTTTGCGTAAACCATTTATATGGACATTCAAGATACGACTCAATCTGCGAAGCGGAGAGCTTTTGGATTTGGATGTGCTCTTCTCCCTGTCGAGATGGGAGTAGTACAAACGGTTTCAGCGTTTCAGGGATACAACCCGTGGGCCGCGATGGAAGAGCGGCGATTTTATGGGGAACTTTTCCGCTTACAAGAAGATTAGCGGAAAGCGTTTCTTCTCCCCTTGTTATCTGGGGAATAACGGGATTTTGGGAGGATCCCCCATAGCACGCCAGTAGTTCTTTCAATACAACACAGGCAAACGCTTCGTTTGCATGCTCGTCATGAAGCGTCAGCTCAAGCGAGACGAACTGACGAGCGCTTGCCAGCATTTTGTAAAAAGAACGGCGGGATTCAGCAAGCGGCGCGATCGCTTTTACGCCCGTAAGTTTCTGCGTAAGGACATCGAGCGCTCTGTCTTTTGCCACAAGCGATGTGGACACAGAATCCATTCCAAGACAGATAACGGCGTCAAAAGCGTTGGGTTCACAAGAACTTTGAGCCGAAAGGATCTCAACAGCGCAAGAAGTTTTTGCTACGCCATTCGTAAGACGCAGTTCATACTGTTCTTGGCCCATGAGGGCGTACAATCTTTGCTCGGTAGCGACGTCAAACTTCATGCCGAGACCGCGCATGGTCTGAGTCCCCGCTATCACGGCAGAAAGGGACTTCGAGATATCGTAGTACGTCTGGGCGTCATAGGCATCTTGGTGCTCGGCGCATCCCATCAAAAGACGGTTTGCCGCCTCTTTTATACGACCGGCGCGAATAGCCGTAACTGCTTCGGCGCACGCTTGAGACGTGTGAGAAGCTTGTGTAAGAGAACGCAATACTTGATGAGGCATGAGAGTACGATTGCTTCGCCATGACCTATCCAGACTCCAGGCCTTTTCGACTGAAACCTGAGAGATTGGAGAGAGCAAAAAATCAGTTAGTTCCCGTGGCGGCCACCATGTCATATCTCCTAACGAGTTCTGGGAGGTATCAGGCCATGACTCTGACAGTCTCTGAAGCCGTAAAACAGTTTTTACCAGGCTCAAAAACGCCCTCCCTGCTTGGCTGCCAACCACCGACTGCCGCACGCAACCCTTTGCAAAGATACCGCGCGCCGCAAGCCGCGGCGCCAGCTCTTCCCAAGCCTCATTCGGATAAGGCGCGTATATTCCAATGTTTTGAGCACCTTGAGCTATGAGGTTCTGGACATGCTCAACAATCAGGTTTGACTTGGCTAAAATCCCTGCCGGAGAAAGTAAGACTACCTTTCCTTGAGGTTTCTGCACGTTTTGACGAGGTCTGAAAATCGTATGCAAAAGCGCCTCGATTTCAACGTCATGTTTCTCAGAATCGTCATCAACAAACACAAGATCCGCTCTCAGTTTATCGGAAAGCCGTTTGAGATACGCCCTGTTTGCATCGCCGGCATAGTTATCAGGCGTTGAAAGAATTATATGCACATCCATGGTTTGAGCAAGCGCGCTCAAAAAAGCCTCTTCGGCAGGAGACAGGTTTTCTACGCCGCTGACAACGACACTCTGCAAAGCGCAATACGCCTTAGGAAGCGCTTCTACAAGCAGAGCATACGATTCGCTTTGCTCAAGCATTCCATGCTGGTGCACGAGGTCTAGATACCTCTCAAGGACCGCAAGCACGCGCTGTTGTCCAACGGTAAATCCCCGAGCATCATCGCACGCGTTGACGCACGGAAGGTAGTTCCGCGCTATTGTTTCAATAGCTTTTAGCGTGCCTGTCCCCACATCAAGTGGTTTTAGCTCTTGAGCTTCAAAAGTATCCAGTGCTTCATGGATAAGCAGCAAGCGAGCTTCCTTTGAAATGACTTGGCGCCCATCGCCAAAAAGATTCCAAAGCTCTTTAGCCCATTCAGAAAGAGACACCACGCACAGTCCCAACGAGAGCATTGGATCAGACGCAAGCAGTTTAAGCGCCGTTCGTTTTGCATCAGGCGTATCAACTAAAAGCACTGCTCGCCCACAGCGCTCTATACTTGCTACCAATGCCTCTTTAACCGGCTTATTTACAATGGAGCCTGATGTGGTACTAACGAGCGTACAAGCCATTTTCATCCTCTCATGAAAAGCGTCAGTACTACGGTATCACGTTGACCGGACACAAATTAAAAATGCGAAAACTTCCTTTTCAGCGTTTTCCAAACAAACTGCGTCGCCATCGTCACAATCGTTGCGACTGCAAAAACAAACAAACCCCGTATAAATGCATCATCTTTAAGCCAGGCATAACACGGCTGATCGTAGTTGACGTTCAAATAGTTGATGATGGGTATCTGAATAAGATATACGCCTATTCCTGTGGAAGCAAAAAGCGTCAGTGTCTTTTTTACAAGCGGTGGAAGCTTGCTCAGCTGAGGCTCTAATGACCGAACACCCAGAAAAATTGACAGGACTTGCGCCACGCACAAAGGCGAGGCTGGAGAAATCAAAAAGTTACGATATTGCTGGCTGAGTTCTGAGCCAGCATACCAGCCATTGGCATGCAACGCGCGACATACGATATTGAGAACATCAGCAAAAACCAAACGTTCACCGAGCGAGGTGCCTTTGCTCGCCTGCGCTGACTGATTGCTAAATTTCATCACTTCCGCCGTATGTTTCACGATATACTCCAAGCATCTTTGGACAACCTTTTGATTATGCCATCATTAATCGTTTTAGATGAGAGGAAGAGCTATGCCAAACGTAGTCGACTATCTGAAATGGCGTGGAGACCTTTCCTTTTCTGAGCGGCCTTTCAATGACGTGGACAACCTGGTGCTCTCCCTTCTCGCCTACATGGGCTTTGACGGCATCGTCTTTTCCGAGCGTTCAAAGAAAACAATTTCTCTTGAGACAGCCTGCGCGAAGATGATAAGGCGCATCAAAAAAGATCCAAGCCTTGTGACAGGTCTCTCCCGTGTTGATGCAACGTTTCTTGAGGCGCTTAAGAACGCTCCTCGTTTCGCTGAAGCGCGACTCGGCAACTATGTCAACCAAATCGATTCCGATAAAAACATGCAATTTGCCGCACTGACGGTATACCTTCCTTCAGGACAGCGCTATGTCTCCTATCGAGGTACCGATGGCACCCTTGTGGGATGGCGAGAAAATCTTGATTTGAGCTTCAAGGTGACCGAAGCGGATAAGCGAGCCGCCCTATACCTTGAAAACTGCGTGCGAGAATACCTAAAAGATACGCCAGAGCCACACGATGCTTGCATACTTGTCGGCGGGCACTCAAAAGGAGGCAACCTCGCAAGCTACGCCGCAAGCGTGCTTCCAAAAGAACTTCTTCCGTACCTTGACAGAGTCTGGAGTAACGATGGTCCCAATATGTGTCCGGGCACCGTCTCTCATACCGCTCATGACGTGCTCGGCAAAAAATATATCCGGCTGCTTCCCAACTTCAGTGTGGTCGGAATGATCTTCAACGACGCTGAAACGCCTATGACTATCGTTCAAAGTTCCGAAAACAGCGTAATGGCGCATGACGCCGTCTCCTGGCAGGTAGAGTGTGATCATTTTGTCACCTGCAGTGATTTCACATCCGAATGCAAACATATCAATGAAGCGTTTACCTCGTGGTATACAAGCCTTCCGTTGGAGTACCGCGAATCCATGACCAATGACCTCTTTGACGCCCTGATGGCTGGAGGAGCCGTCTATTTCAGCGACATCACGTCATCGTCCGCATCGCTCAGAGCCGTTCTCACAGCGCTCATGAATACCGACCGGCGCACCTGGTCCGTCTTTGCAGATTTGTTTGCCACCCTTGTTTCAGCTTCCGCTTCGACCTTTAGAGAGCAGATAAACTTCGCTCAGCGCTTCTCGCAATCAACCGACAGCGAGAAGAACAAGCTCCCCCAAAGAGCTCACAAGCGCACAGGAGCACACTAGTCTGAGCCCACAACTCCCGAAACAAAAGAGCTGACAAGCGCAATCACGATAGAGCCCAAAAGCGCCGCGCCGAAACCGTCAATGAGCACGCCGTTTAAAAACACATGACGCGACAAAAAGCTGGCAAGCTCAAGCATGAACGCGTTGATAACGAGGGAGAATATCCCCAGGGTCAGCAGCGTAATGGGAAGGGACAAAATCTTGATGATAGGTTTGATAGAGGCATTGAGAAAAGCCAGTACGAGCGCGAAAGCGATAGGTCCCGCCCAGTTTCCGCCGACAACTGACATGCCCGGGACAATAGCAACAGCCACGAGCGTTGCAATGGCCGTGGTGAACCATGTTAAGAGAAAACTTCTTCTGTTCATGATAATCCTCTCACAGGGATGTTCTGCCCATTGAGTATACCCGTTATATAAAAAGAAACCCGACCGAAGCCGGGCTTCTCCCTCATTGCTGCCTAAAAGTTTACTCGCCAAAGCCTGCGTCTACAAGAGCGATAAGCGCGTCAAGAGCTGCCTGCTCATCGGGGCCATCGCACGCAATCTCAATCTTGGTGCCGGTGCCGAGACCTGCGGCAAGAATCATCATGATTGACTTGGCGTTAACAGGAGCCGAATCCTTATCAACGTTTTTGAGGGTAACATTGCTCTCAAATTTCTTTGCCTCAGTCACGAAGACAGAAGCCGGACGGGCATGAAGGCCAGTCGCATTGATGATGGTAGTCTGCTTTGAAACCATGGGTGAACTCCTCTTCCGAATGTCCAATGTGGAAGCATGCTTCCATAACCACTATACATATCCTAGCAAATCAAAGCGCGATTTACTCGTATATTGCCCAAGAAACTAAAAGTTATCATTCTTTATGAGATAAAATACTCATCGATCAAACTTTAAACACACCCAATGGAGGCCTTTATGTCAAATGACACTCGATATGACGAGAATAACGGCGTAGTCGATAGCGCCTCATCAGAAGCGGATTTGCAAGAAACCGAATCGCATGAGCAGGAAAAAGATGACGAGCAGCCACTTGCAACCGCCCAGAAAAATATGGAGAACCTTGCAGGTAACGTAGCTGCCACCGTAGGCGGCGCACTTGGCGAAGCGCAAAATGCCGTCACGAGCGGCATCTCCGCGGTTCGAGAAGTCCGCTATGCGGCAAAAGCGCATGCGGATGCTCGCCACCAGATACAAGAGATGCGCACAGTTCTTACCTCCGACAAAGAGCAGCTGGAACATCGTCTTTATGTTCATGAGAACTATGACGGCATTGTCAGTGAGCAAACAGCAATCATCACGGAATCCACGCAAGAAATGCAGCGGCAAAAAAACACGGTCGATTCCCTTACGCAACACCATACAGACCTTCAAAAACAGTTGGAGACTATCCTCAGCGAGGATGAGCAGAATCTTCGCCCCTATCGCAATCTTTCCGAAACGGCAAAGGGCCGCCTGGATGACGTCGCGCGCACCGTTACCGAAGCCAAGCGCGCTATCAAAATGGCTGAAGCTCAGGTCAAAGATGCCACTGATCGGCGTGACCAGGCCTGCGCTTCTGCCCAACGCGCGCTCGATAACTCGCACGAGCGCCAGCATAAGCTTCTGGAAGAGCTCACTGAACTCAAAAAGGATCCCGCGGCAAACAACAGCGCAATTTCACGCGTACAAAACGATATTGCTTCGGAGAAAATACGCGAATCAGAAGCGCAAGCCTCACTGGCATCCATCACCGAACAGGCTAAGAGCGCCATCGAAATAGCACAAACTCATCTCTGGACACAGAAGAAATCCCTTGAGAGCGCCCAAAGCGCAACCGATGCCGCCCACAGCGCCTACGAGGAGCGTAAAAATGAGTTTGAGCGGCTCCAGACAGAAGCACGAGCGCGTGAGCGCATTGCTCAAAACAACCTCACCGCGGTAGAGGAAAACATCAAACAGGCGCAGGACGCCTTTGACGCCGCCGCGCAACGGCACGACGACGCTTTGGCGCTTCTCGAAGACGCTCGGGTCATCCAGGCGTCACCGGAGGAAACCGAGCGCCTCAAGGGCTCTGTTTCTTCTCAGCTGTCCGCTGTCGAGCAAAAGCAGGACGAGATTGAAAAACTAGCTCATGTGGAAAAGACTTTACGCGTCACAACCCGCAAACAGCGCCTGGCTCTTCTCGCTGTTATCGCAGGCTTCGTCATCTTGGTCATTCTTTTGATCTGGAGAATCTTGAACTAAACAATGAGCATGGCGTCGCCGAATGAGAGGAACCGATACTTGTTCTCTATAGCAGCAGCGTAGGCGGCCATGATTTCATCACGAGAGGCAAAGGCGGACACCAGCATCATAAGCGTTGAGCGCGGCACATGAAAGTTGGTAATCATAGCGTCTACCACATGAAACGTTGATCCTGGCATAAGATACAAGTCAGTCGTCGCGTCCGTGCGCGCCACAAGATCGCCCCTACCCGACACAGTGGCCGAATCAAGCGCGCTCTCAAAGCGCCGCGCGGTTATTGCTGGATCTGAGGCGAGCGCGTCTGCGCCCCAGGCGCTTTCAAGCGAGCGCACGCTTGTGGTACCCACGGCAATCACGCGGTGCCCTGCCGCCTTTGTAAAACGAACAGCGTCAACGACCTCTTGAGCAACGTGGTAGCGCTCCGTATGGATAACATGTTTCGTCGGATCATCCTCCGTCACCAGGCGAAACGTGTCGATACCAACTTCCAGTTCAACCGATGCCCATCCGATGCCGAGCGCTTTAATCTCTTCAATGAGCTCAGGGGTAAAGTGAAGGCCGGCTGTTGGAGCCGCCGCGGAATGTTCATCGCGCATAGCGTAGACCGTCTGATACTTCTCGGGATCTCCTTCGTATTGCGT includes:
- a CDS encoding PD-(D/E)XK nuclease family protein gives rise to the protein MACTLVSTTSGSIVNKPVKEALVASIERCGRAVLLVDTPDAKRTALKLLASDPMLSLGLCVVSLSEWAKELWNLFGDGRQVISKEARLLLIHEALDTFEAQELKPLDVGTGTLKAIETIARNYLPCVNACDDARGFTVGQQRVLAVLERYLDLVHQHGMLEQSESYALLVEALPKAYCALQSVVVSGVENLSPAEEAFLSALAQTMDVHIILSTPDNYAGDANRAYLKRLSDKLRADLVFVDDDSEKHDVEIEALLHTIFRPRQNVQKPQGKVVLLSPAGILAKSNLIVEHVQNLIAQGAQNIGIYAPYPNEAWEELAPRLAARGIFAKGCVRQSVVGSQAGRAFLSLVKTVLRLQRLSESWPDTSQNSLGDMTWWPPRELTDFLLSPISQVSVEKAWSLDRSWRSNRTLMPHQVLRSLTQASHTSQACAEAVTAIRAGRIKEAANRLLMGCAEHQDAYDAQTYYDISKSLSAVIAGTQTMRGLGMKFDVATEQRLYALMGQEQYELRLTNGVAKTSCAVEILSAQSSCEPNAFDAVICLGMDSVSTSLVAKDRALDVLTQKLTGVKAIAPLAESRRSFYKMLASARQFVSLELTLHDEHANEAFACVVLKELLACYGGSSQNPVIPQITRGEETLSANLLVSGKVPHKIAALPSRPTGCIPETLKPFVLLPSRQGEEHIQIQKLSASQIESYLECPYKWFTQKRLGLDRIDAGFGGIEKGIFVHRVLELTHRQLLREALGQADNLSVDQTWDIATTSLPLSRVSSDTLTRATQILDEQFDILAEEQYATSQKKSRRAQRLVPHSASQHQQMQKLREDLHGLLSFEADKLLSFEPRFFELKFGMDGGESAQYAGIEFNGSIDRIDVNAKGEAVIIDYKHKSPAALKDYAVQSTVDEQREKDVVQLSSERLPRHVQAIIYAQVVRKYLKAHNLTSIGAMYMGTRHTYALLGAAPDSYIYRIFGVGDDKGVSKTMESCIVGENVETFNACLDAWEAQIAQAVERMLNGDIRACALDKEACTYCPVMNCLERKN
- a CDS encoding UvrD-helicase domain-containing protein, whose translation is MALNFDTLTSGQKKAVLALDKPLFIAAGAGSGKTFTLTQRIVWALSEGSGENGGAYLDSLDQALVITFTNEAAKEIKERVREALEKEGLADEALKVDSAWISTIHSMCARILRAHAFDIGIDPDFVVLSDHRRSELLKAALEEVLTSLKDDDAYAEFFSAFELKDTAYAGKSKVHSLDDMIEQLAVAALSAPNGFDSIELAIEKEGAVPDLYHELEGIHDGLVELLSDTSNGVDEKEVAKIAKQEHTISAYLFEHSPHSSKAAELVELLEVVPNARLWKSAKELAKDVQSECKKLQAICKLYDTNRHAPQLVKVTQAVVERFSAKKQEVGGLDNDDLLNKTACAFEDYPELEKEYSDMFKLVMIDEFQDTNDQQVRMIKRLSGREGRFLTTVGDAQQSIYGFRDADVEVFFNRQKEIPEERRPLLTDNFRSHDDILRFVRTVCDAPGMIPGFMDLHAGKNPDTFVPLQGVPRVLIELTAVEKRGNKKAAKADVYHAVAAQQLADRISQIIAEGTFKAKDIVILMRSLSHANLYMDALRQRGIESVLSGGTGFGKLSEVQSIASLLMALADIHDTEQGLFPVLTSGMFSLEASDFILLATNWGSEDGSLSKRGIESGLLSQEFQDDLQPSKRLERALEVLLQAREDIKSKHPADVLLQVVRASGWITRLERGGAQERSQAVNILAAIRRVRELNEELQVGLTELAKEFSQWLEVTKIAPSVLNDKHQDAVKIQTIHASKGKEYKIVAVVGALSDLNDKAPSRKRCLVGRLGEKRIVALKPSGVSAKPFDVPKEASECRTLSDWRFYFDRIQDDAAQAEAVRLLYVALTRAQEMVILTATLTQQRENGYTPKFAKASLSTILKTEAMPDVGRSFFEYGGSQSGALRTVYLRFEEDLSTYRVDDAGEGIAWQPFKTNDQDIPDFDLYTYDRDLFAPEQEQRYEKFYSYSSLHRQLMDTNQGESLHGQRSDEEETMSATAFGSAFHELAQYMVETGSYPQQQIIENFARRHQLGKLARERLKTTLERWNNSAIRAETLSHTLVRSEVPFCLERPYGDKRYLRGAIDLLATDPKSTHALVVDYKTGDKSLSLAEIIAAHRMQANVYAYVLMQHGYTKVECAFVCVEVQDALDESQPFVARYAFDQQTPPTLAVQEGDAREVCAGNS
- the queA gene encoding tRNA preQ1(34) S-adenosylmethionine ribosyltransferase-isomerase QueA, translated to MRTDDFDYNLPDELIAQAPAEPRDSCRLLVLHRSDGRVEHRGFKDIVEYLEPGDLIVANKTRVMPARLIGRKCETGGVAETLLLKRREDLDPLGHLWECLVNPGKRLKPGAVIEYRAGGLHAPESSLVVLTGEIVDFVEESKGGRLVRFEPVGGRTLDEAIHAAGHVPLPPYITQYEGDPEKYQTVYAMRDEHSAAAPTAGLHFTPELIEEIKALGIGWASVELEVGIDTFRLVTEDDPTKHVIHTERYHVAQEVVDAVRFTKAAGHRVIAVGTTSVRSLESAWGADALASDPAITARRFESALDSATVSGRGDLVARTDATTDLYLMPGSTFHVVDAMITNFHVPRSTLMMLVSAFASRDEIMAAYAAAIENKYRFLSFGDAMLIV
- a CDS encoding phage holin family protein — its product is MNRRSFLLTWFTTAIATLVAVAIVPGMSVVGGNWAGPIAFALVLAFLNASIKPIIKILSLPITLLTLGIFSLVINAFMLELASFLSRHVFLNGVLIDGFGAALLGSIVIALVSSFVSGVVGSD
- a CDS encoding HPr family phosphocarrier protein; protein product: MVSKQTTIINATGLHARPASVFVTEAKKFESNVTLKNVDKDSAPVNAKSIMMILAAGLGTGTKIEIACDGPDEQAALDALIALVDAGFGE
- a CDS encoding Mbeg1-like protein, whose product is MPNVVDYLKWRGDLSFSERPFNDVDNLVLSLLAYMGFDGIVFSERSKKTISLETACAKMIRRIKKDPSLVTGLSRVDATFLEALKNAPRFAEARLGNYVNQIDSDKNMQFAALTVYLPSGQRYVSYRGTDGTLVGWRENLDLSFKVTEADKRAALYLENCVREYLKDTPEPHDACILVGGHSKGGNLASYAASVLPKELLPYLDRVWSNDGPNMCPGTVSHTAHDVLGKKYIRLLPNFSVVGMIFNDAETPMTIVQSSENSVMAHDAVSWQVECDHFVTCSDFTSECKHINEAFTSWYTSLPLEYRESMTNDLFDALMAGGAVYFSDITSSSASLRAVLTALMNTDRRTWSVFADLFATLVSASASTFREQINFAQRFSQSTDSEKNKLPQRAHKRTGAH